The window GATCGGCCTGCATGCCTTGGCGGGGATTTATCACCACTACGTGGTGCGCGATAACACCTTGCTGCGGATGATGCCCAAGCGCGGGTGATTTCCGTCGTTCACTGGAAACCCCGGCGGCCCTGCAAACCGCCGGTATGAATGAAGATCAGGCGCGTGCCGCTTGCGAATCTTCCCGCTTCTGCTTGCAGCTTGAGCGCCAACAGGGCTTTGCCGGTGTACAGCGGTTCGAGGGGAACGCCGCTGGCCTGTTCGGTCTGATCGATGAATTCGAGTAACAGCGGATCGACTTTGGCAAAGCCGCCACGACTGGCGTCGAAGCACTCATAAGCACGATCCGGCAAACCCGCTTCTTGCATAACTGATTCGACCTGCTGCGCAACGCCGTGATCGTCGGGCACCGCCAATGCGCCATATACCGGGTGCTCGCCCGCCTCGGCCAGCACCACACCGGCCAGGGTGGTCCCCGTTCCGCAGGCCAGCCACCAGCCGTCGTAGTCGCTCCAGCCCAGACCCTTCAGCTGCTCGCTGACCATTGCCCTCAACTGCACGCAGCCCTTGGCTCCCGGCAAACCGCCGCCACCTTCCGGCACCGGATGCAGACCGGGATACTGCGCCTGCCATGGCAACCAGAAACCCGGCTCGTGCCGCGCTCGATAACCGCCATAACCCAGCCAATGCAACTGCATGCCGAATGCCTGCAAGTCTTTCACCGTCGGCGTTTCTTGCGGATGACCGCGCAACAGGCCAACGGTGCGGAAATCAAAACGCTGACCCGCCGCGGCCAGTGCATGCAGATGATTGGAGTGGGCACCGCCCAGACTGATGATGCCTTTGGCACCGATCCGGTCAGCGGCTTTCAGGTGTTCGATGAGTTTGAACCACTTGTTGCCACTGATCAGTGGGTCGATCTGGTCGAGGCGCAGGATCGCAACTTCGATGCCAGCGTTGGTCAGCCAATCGAGATGAAAGGGCTCGAGGGGGGCCTGGGGTAGCCAATCGGTTGGCGGGAGAAGCATCGATACCGGCTCCGGATGAGGAGCCGGCATCTTAACAGCCGTTGTGGAGATTGATCGTTCCCACGCTCTGCGTGGGAATGCAGCTCGGGACGCTCCGCGTCCCTAAAGCGGACGCGGAGCGTCCATTGAGGCATTCCCACGCAGAGCGTGGGAACGATCCACGTTAGAGTTCAGCCGCCAACCGCGACCCCTGGTCGATCGCGCGTTTGGCATCCAGCTCCGCTGCCACATCCGCGCCGCCAATCAAATGCACGTTCTGCCCGGCTGCCACCAGCCCCTCGTGCAATTCGCGCAGCGGATCCTGCCCGGCGCAGATCACGATGTTGTCCACCGGCAGCAGCTGCGGCTCGCCGGTTTCGCCGATGCGAATGTGCAGCCCCTCGTCGTCGATTTTCAGGTACTCGACGCTGTTGAGCATCTGTACCTGCTTGTTTTTCAGACCGGTGCGGTGAATCCAGCCAGTGGTTTTACCCAGGCCATCGCCGACCTTGGATTTCTTGCGCTGCAACAGGAACACTTCACGCGCCGGTGCGTGCGGTTCAGCCTTGATGCCGGCGACACCGCCGCGCGCTTGCAGATGCGTATCGATGCCCCACTCCTTCCAGAACGCCTCGCGATCCAGGCTGGTGGCGACGCCCTGGTGAACCAGGAACTCAGAGACATCAAATCCGATACCACCGGCGCCGATCACCGCGACGCGCTTGCCCACCGGTTTGCGCTCCAGGATCACGTCCAGGTAGCTCAGCACCTTGGCGTTCTCGACACCCGGAATCGCCGGGGTTCTTGGCGCGATGCCGGTGGCGAGAATGATTTCGTCGTAACCGCCCTCAACCAGTTTCGCCACGTCGACACGGGTGTTCAGGCACACCTCAACATGGGTGGTCTGCAGTTTGCGGTTGAAGTAGCGCAGGGTTTCGAAGAACTCTTCCTTGCCCGGTACACGCTTGGCGATGTTGAACTGGCCGCCAATTTCGCCGGCCGAATCAAACAGTGTCACCTGATGACCACGCTCGGCGGCCACAGTCGCTGCGGACAGACCCGCAGGACCGGCACCGACCACCGCGATTTTCTTGATCTGCTGCACCGGCAGGTAATTGAGCTCGGTTTCGTGACAGGCGCGTGGGTTCACCAGGCAACTGGTCAACTTGCCGCCAAAGGTGTGGTCCAGGCAAGCCTGGTTGCAACCGATGCAGGTGTTGATTTCATCGCCACGGCCGGCCGCGGCCTTGTTGACGAAGTCCGGGTCGGCGAGGAACGGTCGCGCCATGGAAACCATGTCGGCATCGCCTTCGGCCAGAATCTGCTCGGCCACTTCCGGGGTATTGATCCGGTTGGTGGTGATCAGCGGAATGCTCACCGAGCCACGCAGCTTGGCCGTGACTTTGCTGAACGCCCCGCGCGGCACTTTGGTGGCGATGGTCGGGATCCGGGCTTCGTGCCAACCGATGCCGGTGTTGATAATCGTCGCACCGGCCTGCTCGATGGCCTTGGCCAGCGTCACGATTTCTTCCCAGCTGCTGCCGCCTTCCACCAGATCGAGCATCGACAGGCGGAAGATAATGATGAAGTTCGGGCCTACCGCTTCGCGCACCCGACGGACGATTTCCACCGGCAGGCGCATGCGGTTTTCATAGCTGCCGCCCCAGCGGTCAGTACGGTGGTTGGTGTGGGCGGCGAGGAACTGGTTAATGAAATAACCTTCTGAGCCCATGATCTCGACACCGTCGTACTCGGCCTGTTGCGCCAGGGTCGAACAGGTGACGAAATCGCTGATCTGCTTCTCGATGCCTTCCTCGTCCAGCTCTTTTGGCTTGAACGGGTTGATCGGTGCCTGAATGGCGCTAGGCGCGACCTGTTTCGGGCTGTAGGCATAACGCCCGGCGTGAAGGATCTGCATGCAGATCTTGCCGCCCGCCTCATGCACCGCGCGGGTGACGATCCGGTGCTTGAGCGCTTCTTCCTCGGTGGTCAGTTTGGCTGCGCCAGAGTACACCCCGCCCTCGTCGTTCGGGCCGATACCGCCAGTGACCATCAGGCCGACGCCTCCACGGGCACGTTCGGCGAAGTACGCCGCCATGCGCTCGAAACCACCGGGCTTTTCCTCAAGACCGGTGTGCATCGAACCCATCAGGGTACGATTGCGCAACGTGGTAAAACCCAGGTCCAGCGGGGCCAACAGGTGCGGGTAATGAGCGGCGGCCATCGGTAACTCCACATCGAGCGATCACGGAAAAAGTGCAGGAGCTCTACGGCCCCCGTCAGTCATGTTGAACAGACTAAGAGTCGCACCGCTGTCACTCAATGACCGTAACTGACAACTTATTGATCCAAATGTGCAGCGCCCCTTGGCAAGCGCCGGTATGCGCCCTACCCTAGTCGCGAATCCTGCACACGGCCGTTGACTGTTTCCCCATGCGCAAACTTCTGTACCTGACCTTCTCCATGGCATTGATTGCCGCCCTTACGACCTACGCCATGTGGGCCGCGGACCGTCCGGTGGGTCATTACCTGTCGGACCTGCGCATCAACCTCGCGGTCGACCAAGGCACACCCGCCGATCGCGGCAACCTGCTGGGCATCCAGCCCGAGCTGTTTCCCACCGACTATCAAAGCCCCGAGCGCCTGCACCGCAAGCTGGCGGCTTATTTGCAAAAGGCCCAGGACCAGGGCCTGCTGAATGAAAAAACCATCGTCGTCCTGCCCGAACATGTCGGCACCTGGTTGATGGTCAGCGGCGAGAAAGATGAGCTGTACCAGGCCGCCACGCTCAAGGAAGCCATGAACTGGCTGGCGGTCAGCAACCCACTGAAGTTCCTCCGCGCACTGATCAGCGCCGAGGGCGACAAACGTCTGGACGACGCGCACCTGCGCATGAAGGCCAAAGGCATGGCCAAGGACTACCAGGCACTGTTTGGTGGACTGGCGAAAGAATTCCACGTGACGTTGGTGGCGGGTTCTATCGTGCTACCTGAGCCCAGCATCATCGACGGCACCCTGAAAATCGGCCGCGGCGCGTTGTACAACAGCAGCGTGGTATTCGGTCGCGATGGCTTGCCGATCGGCCAACCCCAGCGCCAGATGCACCCGATTTTCGATGAGCATGAAGTCATTGCCGCCAATGGCGAGCATACGCTCAACGTCGTCGATACCCCGGCCGGACGCCTGGGCGTGCTGATCGGCAGCGACAGCTGGTATCCGGACAACTACCGCAAGCTCGACCGCCAGGGTGCGCAGTTCGTCGCAGTCCCGGCGTTTGTGCTCGGGCGCGGCACCTGGGACCAACCGTGGCGCGGTTACAAGGGGCTGTCGACGCCTGGCTCGGTCAGTCTCAAGGCCGGCGAACTCAGCGAAGGACAAGCCTGGCATCGCCTGACACTCACCGCTCAACCGCCCAGCAGCCAGGCAATCGCCGGCATGAGCGTGTTCCTGCGCGGTCAGTTCTGGGATCAGGGCAGCGCCGGTCAAAGTTTTCTCAGCAGCAATGGGCAGCAGTTCGTCGACGGCAATGCCCGTGGCGCGCGTTTGCTGAACCTCTGGTTGTAACCGATGAAACCGTTGCCGATGCGCCTCGGCGATCTGTCGGTGGGCTTTGTTCATAGCCTGGCCGACGCCGTGCGCAGCCATGGCGTGGACCCTCAGCCGCTGCTCGAACAATACGGCCTCGACGCCGCGCGCCTCAGCGAAGCGGGGGCTCGGCTCTCGATCCCGCGTTACATGCGCCTGGGCCACAGCGCCATACAACTGACCGACGACCCGGCACTCGGTTTGCGCATGGGCCAGCTCAGTCGCCTGAGCCAGGTCGGCCTGGCCGGGGTCACGGCCGCTCAGGCGCCGACGGTACGTGAAGCCGCGCGCTGCCTGATTCGCTTCGAAGCCTTATATGGCTCCAACTATCGCGGTCAATCGAGCTTTCACGAAGACGCCCAAGGTGCATGGCTGCGGTTTTACTCCATCAGCCCCTACAACGCCTATAACCGCTTCGTGGTGGACTCGATCATCGCTGGCTGGTTGCAGCAATTGTCCAGCGTCAGCCCTGCCCCATTGCGGGCCGAACGTATCGAGATCGAGTTTGAAGAGCCGGATTACCGAACGGCGTATGAAGTGCTGGGCGACTGCCCGATCCAGTTTGGCTGCGAGCACAATCAACTGCGCTTGAGCCTTGCCAGCCTCGCCCAGCGCAACCCGGAACACTGCCCGAGCACCTGGCGACACTTGCTGCAACTGTGTGAGCGAGAACTGGAACAACTGACACGCACCCGCAGCCTGCGTGAACGCATCACTCAGTTACTGGGGCCATTGCTCAATGGTGGCCGGGAACCCGACCTGGAAGAAGTGGCGGCACGCCTGAAACTGCCAACCTGGACCTTGCGCCGCAAACTCGCCGAGGAAGGCACGCAATTTCGCGCGATCCTCAATGACACGCGTCGCGACCTGGCCATGACCTACATCCGCGATACCGAACTGGCGTTCGGAGA of the Pseudomonas frederiksbergensis genome contains:
- a CDS encoding 1-aminocyclopropane-1-carboxylate deaminase/D-cysteine desulfhydrase; translation: MLLPPTDWLPQAPLEPFHLDWLTNAGIEVAILRLDQIDPLISGNKWFKLIEHLKAADRIGAKGIISLGGAHSNHLHALAAAGQRFDFRTVGLLRGHPQETPTVKDLQAFGMQLHWLGYGGYRARHEPGFWLPWQAQYPGLHPVPEGGGGLPGAKGCVQLRAMVSEQLKGLGWSDYDGWWLACGTGTTLAGVVLAEAGEHPVYGALAVPDDHGVAQQVESVMQEAGLPDRAYECFDASRGGFAKVDPLLLEFIDQTEQASGVPLEPLYTGKALLALKLQAEAGRFASGTRLIFIHTGGLQGRRGFQ
- a CDS encoding FAD-dependent oxidoreductase — protein: MAAAHYPHLLAPLDLGFTTLRNRTLMGSMHTGLEEKPGGFERMAAYFAERARGGVGLMVTGGIGPNDEGGVYSGAAKLTTEEEALKHRIVTRAVHEAGGKICMQILHAGRYAYSPKQVAPSAIQAPINPFKPKELDEEGIEKQISDFVTCSTLAQQAEYDGVEIMGSEGYFINQFLAAHTNHRTDRWGGSYENRMRLPVEIVRRVREAVGPNFIIIFRLSMLDLVEGGSSWEEIVTLAKAIEQAGATIINTGIGWHEARIPTIATKVPRGAFSKVTAKLRGSVSIPLITTNRINTPEVAEQILAEGDADMVSMARPFLADPDFVNKAAAGRGDEINTCIGCNQACLDHTFGGKLTSCLVNPRACHETELNYLPVQQIKKIAVVGAGPAGLSAATVAAERGHQVTLFDSAGEIGGQFNIAKRVPGKEEFFETLRYFNRKLQTTHVEVCLNTRVDVAKLVEGGYDEIILATGIAPRTPAIPGVENAKVLSYLDVILERKPVGKRVAVIGAGGIGFDVSEFLVHQGVATSLDREAFWKEWGIDTHLQARGGVAGIKAEPHAPAREVFLLQRKKSKVGDGLGKTTGWIHRTGLKNKQVQMLNSVEYLKIDDEGLHIRIGETGEPQLLPVDNIVICAGQDPLRELHEGLVAAGQNVHLIGGADVAAELDAKRAIDQGSRLAAEL
- a CDS encoding carbon-nitrogen hydrolase family protein; protein product: MRKLLYLTFSMALIAALTTYAMWAADRPVGHYLSDLRINLAVDQGTPADRGNLLGIQPELFPTDYQSPERLHRKLAAYLQKAQDQGLLNEKTIVVLPEHVGTWLMVSGEKDELYQAATLKEAMNWLAVSNPLKFLRALISAEGDKRLDDAHLRMKAKGMAKDYQALFGGLAKEFHVTLVAGSIVLPEPSIIDGTLKIGRGALYNSSVVFGRDGLPIGQPQRQMHPIFDEHEVIAANGEHTLNVVDTPAGRLGVLIGSDSWYPDNYRKLDRQGAQFVAVPAFVLGRGTWDQPWRGYKGLSTPGSVSLKAGELSEGQAWHRLTLTAQPPSSQAIAGMSVFLRGQFWDQGSAGQSFLSSNGQQFVDGNARGARLLNLWL
- a CDS encoding AraC family transcriptional regulator; this translates as MKPLPMRLGDLSVGFVHSLADAVRSHGVDPQPLLEQYGLDAARLSEAGARLSIPRYMRLGHSAIQLTDDPALGLRMGQLSRLSQVGLAGVTAAQAPTVREAARCLIRFEALYGSNYRGQSSFHEDAQGAWLRFYSISPYNAYNRFVVDSIIAGWLQQLSSVSPAPLRAERIEIEFEEPDYRTAYEVLGDCPIQFGCEHNQLRLSLASLAQRNPEHCPSTWRHLLQLCERELEQLTRTRSLRERITQLLGPLLNGGREPDLEEVAARLKLPTWTLRRKLAEEGTQFRAILNDTRRDLAMTYIRDTELAFGEIAYLLGFASAEAFQRAFKRWSGQTPGEFRRSHRQSA